In Choloepus didactylus isolate mChoDid1 chromosome 18, mChoDid1.pri, whole genome shotgun sequence, a single genomic region encodes these proteins:
- the DERL2 gene encoding derlin-2 isoform X3: MAYQSLRLEYLQIPPVSRAYTTACVLTTAAVQLELITPFQLYFNPELIFKHFQALQLDTYIFSWKMCFLISLVE, encoded by the exons ATGGCGTACCAGAGCCTCCGGCTGGAGTACCTGCAGATCCCACCGGTCAGCCGCGCCTACACCACCGCCTGCGTCCTCACCACCGCCGCTGTG CAGTTGGAATTGATCACACCTTTTCAATTGTACTTCAATCCTGAATTAATCTTTAAACACTTTCAA GCATTGCAGTTGgacacatatattttttcttggaaGATGTGTTTCCTAATCAGCCTGGTGGAATAA
- the LOC119513301 gene encoding uncharacterized protein LOC119513301, translating to MADGPFQRKPWGPEQIGPDPDSDSEGLFDKPPPEEPPAARAPRSTSAASNKAGRRAGWKAQGARAGQPLKAAARPPPKEEAPPQDEGCYLDHFPHLSIFIYAAIAFSITSCIFTYIHLQLA from the coding sequence ATGGCTGACGGACCCTTCCAGCGCAAGCCCTGGGGACCCGAGCAGATTGGCCCGGACCCCGACTCGGACTCCGAAGGCCTGTTTGACAAGCCTCCCCCGGAAGAGCCCCCCGCAGCCCGCGCGCCCAGGTCGACGTCGGCCGCGAGCAACAAGGCTGGTCGGCGCGCAGGCTGGAAGGCGCAGGGGGCCCGCGCCGGGCAGCCCCTCAAGGCCGCCGCCCGCCCCCCGCCCAAGGAGGAGGCTCCCCCTCAGGACGAGGGCTGCTATCTCGACCACTTTCCGCACCTCTCCATCTTCATCTACGCGGCCATCGCCTTCTCCATCACCTCTTGCATCTTTACCTATATCCATTTACAGCTCGCCTGA
- the DERL2 gene encoding derlin-2 isoform X1 encodes MAYQSLRLEYLQIPPVSRAYTTACVLTTAAVQLELITPFQLYFNPELIFKHFQIWRLITNFLFFGPVGFNFLFNMIFLYRYCRMLEEGSFRGRTADFVFMFLFGGFLMTLFGLFVSLVFLGQAFTIMLVYVWSRRNPYVRMNFFGLLNFQAPFLPWVLMGFSLLLGNSIIVDLLGIAVGHIYFFLEDVFPNQPGGIRILKTPFVLKAIFDTPDEDPNYNPLPEERPGGFAWGEGQRLGG; translated from the exons ATGGCGTACCAGAGCCTCCGGCTGGAGTACCTGCAGATCCCACCGGTCAGCCGCGCCTACACCACCGCCTGCGTCCTCACCACCGCCGCTGTG CAGTTGGAATTGATCACACCTTTTCAATTGTACTTCAATCCTGAATTAATCTTTAAACACTTTCAA atatgGAGGTTAATCACCAATTTCTTATTCTTTGGGCCAGTTGgattcaattttttatttaatatgatttttct ATATCGTTACTGTCGAATGCTAGAAGAAGGCTCTTTCCGAGGTCGGACAGCAGACTTCGTATTTATGTTCCTTTTTGGTGGATTCTTAATGACT ctttttggtttgtttgtgaGCTTAGTTTTCTTGGGTCAGGCCTTTACAATAATGCTTGTCTACGTGTGGAGCCGAAGGAACCCATACGTCCGCATGAACTTCTTCGGCCTTCTCAACTTCCAAGCGCCCTTTCTGCCCTGGGTGCTCATGGGCTTTTCCTTGTTACTGGGGAACTCAATCATTGTGGACCTCTTGG GCATTGCAGTTGgacacatatattttttcttggaaGATGTGTTTCCTAATCAGCCTGGTGGAATAAGAATTCTGAAAACACCATTTGTTTT GAAGGCTATTTTTGATACACCAGATGAGGATCCAAATTACAATCCACTACCTGAAGAGCGGCCAGGAGGCTTCGCCTGGGGTGAAGGCCAGCGCCTTGGAGGTTAA
- the DERL2 gene encoding derlin-2 isoform X2 translates to MAYQSLRLEYLQIPPVSRAYTTACVLTTAAVLELITPFQLYFNPELIFKHFQIWRLITNFLFFGPVGFNFLFNMIFLYRYCRMLEEGSFRGRTADFVFMFLFGGFLMTLFGLFVSLVFLGQAFTIMLVYVWSRRNPYVRMNFFGLLNFQAPFLPWVLMGFSLLLGNSIIVDLLGIAVGHIYFFLEDVFPNQPGGIRILKTPFVLKAIFDTPDEDPNYNPLPEERPGGFAWGEGQRLGG, encoded by the exons ATGGCGTACCAGAGCCTCCGGCTGGAGTACCTGCAGATCCCACCGGTCAGCCGCGCCTACACCACCGCCTGCGTCCTCACCACCGCCGCTGTG TTGGAATTGATCACACCTTTTCAATTGTACTTCAATCCTGAATTAATCTTTAAACACTTTCAA atatgGAGGTTAATCACCAATTTCTTATTCTTTGGGCCAGTTGgattcaattttttatttaatatgatttttct ATATCGTTACTGTCGAATGCTAGAAGAAGGCTCTTTCCGAGGTCGGACAGCAGACTTCGTATTTATGTTCCTTTTTGGTGGATTCTTAATGACT ctttttggtttgtttgtgaGCTTAGTTTTCTTGGGTCAGGCCTTTACAATAATGCTTGTCTACGTGTGGAGCCGAAGGAACCCATACGTCCGCATGAACTTCTTCGGCCTTCTCAACTTCCAAGCGCCCTTTCTGCCCTGGGTGCTCATGGGCTTTTCCTTGTTACTGGGGAACTCAATCATTGTGGACCTCTTGG GCATTGCAGTTGgacacatatattttttcttggaaGATGTGTTTCCTAATCAGCCTGGTGGAATAAGAATTCTGAAAACACCATTTGTTTT GAAGGCTATTTTTGATACACCAGATGAGGATCCAAATTACAATCCACTACCTGAAGAGCGGCCAGGAGGCTTCGCCTGGGGTGAAGGCCAGCGCCTTGGAGGTTAA
- the MIS12 gene encoding protein MIS12 homolog produces MSVDPMTYEAQFFGFTPQTCMLRIYIAFQDYLFEVMQAVEQVILKKLDGIPDCEVSPVQIRKCTEKFLCFMKGRFDNLFGKMEQLFLQLILRIPPNILLPEDKSQEMHPYSEEEFQLLQKEIKQLQEKYKIELCTNQALLAELEEQKIVQDKLKQTLTLFDELENVARDHGTSDFRESLVFLVQNSRKLQNIQDSVEREGKKLKIS; encoded by the coding sequence atGTCTGTTGATCCAATGACGTATGAGGCCCAGTTTTTTGGCTTCACACCCCAAACTTGTATGCTTAGGATCTACATTGCATTTCAAGACTACCTGTTTGAAGTGATGCAGGCTGTTGAACAGGTTATTTTGAAGAAGCTGGACGGCATCCCAGACTGTGAAGTTAGCCCAGTCCAGATTCGTAAATGCACAGAGAAGTTTCTATGCTTCATGAAGGGACGTTTTGATAACCTTTTTGGCAAAATGGAGCAGCTGTTTTTGCAGTTGATTTTGCGTATTCCCCCAAACATCTTGCTTCCTGAAGATAAATCCCAGGAGATGCATCCTTATAGTGAGGAAGAATTCCAACTTctccaaaaagaaatcaaacagttACAAGAGAAGTATAAGATTGAATTGTGCACTAATCAGGCTCTTCTTGCAGAATTAGAAGAGCAAAAAATTGTTCAGGACAAACTCAAACAGACATTGACTTTGTTCGATGAGCTTGAAAATGTTGCCAGAGATCATGGGACTAGTGATTTTAGAGAGAGTTTGGTGTTCCTGGTCCAGAATtctagaaaactacaaaatattcaaGACAGTGTAGAAAGGGAAggcaaaaaactgaaaatatcttaa